In one Corallococcus sp. EGB genomic region, the following are encoded:
- a CDS encoding DUF2378 family protein yields the protein MPAGTLNLPEDITRDLEARLAVTTPEDTSRGLFFLGVLDAVKFLGGPDAVKRCLEQVGETADFSPMQTYPFPRFLKLSYVAAEQLAPLVGGHESAQRQIGTQAMLDFLNSMFARDFVQQAGGDPKRLLELMHSGYRTALNFGERTVEWTGPTSGRVIMKRSLMPVPYNEGILQSALEVTGVQDVQVHGKAQSLVEAVYDVSWS from the coding sequence ATGCCGGCTGGCACGCTGAATCTCCCCGAGGACATCACCCGTGACCTGGAGGCGCGCCTGGCCGTGACGACGCCGGAGGACACGAGCCGGGGCCTGTTCTTCCTGGGCGTGCTGGACGCGGTGAAGTTCCTGGGCGGCCCGGACGCGGTGAAGCGCTGCCTGGAGCAGGTGGGGGAGACGGCGGACTTCAGCCCCATGCAGACCTATCCGTTCCCGCGCTTCCTGAAGCTGTCCTACGTGGCGGCCGAGCAGCTCGCGCCGCTCGTGGGCGGCCACGAGTCCGCGCAGCGGCAGATTGGCACGCAGGCGATGCTGGACTTCCTCAACTCCATGTTCGCGCGCGACTTCGTGCAGCAGGCGGGCGGCGACCCGAAGCGGCTGCTGGAGCTGATGCACTCGGGTTACCGCACGGCGCTCAACTTCGGCGAGCGCACCGTGGAGTGGACGGGCCCCACGTCGGGCCGGGTCATCATGAAGCGCTCGCTGATGCCGGTGCCCTACAACGAGGGCATCCTCCAGTCCGCGCTGGAGGTGACGGGCGTGCAGGACGTGCAGGTGCACGGGAAGGCGCAGTCGCTGGTGGAGGCCGTCTACGACGTCTCCTGGTCGTGA
- a CDS encoding response regulator has product MTGRAPLILLIEDEEDIRDAVATLLEMEGYRVAQCIHGEDAWRWLQAHPRPDLVMLDLMMPVMDGQAFLSRLAQERMLEGVPIIVLSGSPFHPPGAAAYLRKPVAVAPLLEAVRRFLAAAGEGPEGPHTS; this is encoded by the coding sequence ATGACAGGCCGTGCCCCGCTCATCTTGTTGATCGAGGACGAGGAGGACATTCGTGACGCGGTCGCGACATTGCTGGAGATGGAGGGTTATCGCGTCGCCCAGTGCATCCACGGCGAGGATGCATGGCGCTGGTTGCAGGCCCATCCCCGCCCGGACCTGGTGATGCTGGACCTGATGATGCCGGTGATGGACGGCCAGGCCTTCCTGTCGCGGCTGGCCCAGGAGCGCATGCTCGAGGGCGTGCCCATCATCGTGCTGTCCGGCAGCCCCTTCCATCCACCGGGCGCGGCGGCCTACCTGCGCAAGCCGGTGGCGGTGGCTCCGCTGCTGGAGGCGGTGCGCCGCTTCCTCGCGGCAGCTGGGGAAGGCCCGGAAGGACCTCACACGTCGTGA
- the fdh gene encoding formate dehydrogenase, producing the protein MKFRDLFNGWPVLRQLARGDGRALGDTAMSARSRSLAPRTKSADRVVKSICPYCAVGCGQEVHVRDGRILDIEGDPHSPISRGRLCPKGAATFQLVTGTQRVQQVLYRRPGGTQWEPIPLEEALDRVAERVKRTRDTTFEVKDPKGQQVNRTLAMAHLGGATLDNEENYLIKKLFTALGVVQVENQARIUHASTVPGLGISFGRGGATTFQQDLQHSDCIIIQGSNMAECHPVGFQWVMEAKARGAKVIHVDPRYTRTSAVADLYAPIRAGSDIAFLGGLIHYVLEHERYFRDYVVQYTNAATLIREDFLDTEDLEGLFSGFQPQSNRYDIASWQYQDVPGAVPAAGHKELTDEPGAGGGGYDHKVDVHDEHRDETLQHPRCVFQLLKRHFSRYTPKVVSQVCGVDEELFLQVARTLCDNSNAERTSAFCYAVGWTQHSVGVQYIRTAAILQLLLGNIGRPGGGILALRGHASIQGSTDIPTLYNLLPGYLPMPHANILKGGLENYIQNNQSGSGWWSEFPKYAVSLLKAWFGDRATPGNDYLFHHLPRLTGNHSHMQTVADMADGRLQGYFVMGENPAVGSMNGALQRKGLRHLDWLVVRDFTLIETAEFWRTAPEIQSGQVRPEDIPTEVFFFPAAAHTEKDGSFTNTQRLLQWHHKAVEPAGDTRSELHFVYHLGRKLRELYAGSTDPKDAPLLDLTWDYPTEGPHAEPSAEAVLKEIHGYTVADGKPVEGYKELKDDGSTACGCWIYSGCYKDGVNQTARRKPGQEQTWVAPEWGWAWPSNRRILYNRASADVNGRPWSERKRYVWWDAGQKKWTGEDVPDFIADLPPEYRPPKGATGLKTIAGNDPFILQADGKGWLFAPSGMMDGPLPTHYEPMESVVPNPLHAQQCSPTREEWRRKDNPYHRAWGDPRYPYLVTTYRLTEHHTAGGMSRWLSWLSELQPEMFCEISPELAREKGLRNGDWCTLATARGDVECRALVTERIRPLKVKGELVHQIGLPYHWGVTGRVRGEGANELTSFVADQNVDIQESKAFTADLRAGRLRSEQRAAAGAQPPPLTVPEVPRDVTPQADHSETQEPEGKG; encoded by the coding sequence TTGAAGTTCCGCGACCTGTTCAATGGATGGCCCGTGCTGCGGCAGCTCGCCCGGGGAGACGGCCGGGCACTGGGCGACACGGCGATGTCCGCGCGCAGCCGCTCGCTCGCGCCGCGCACGAAGTCCGCGGACCGGGTGGTGAAGTCCATCTGCCCGTACTGCGCGGTGGGCTGCGGGCAGGAGGTGCACGTGCGCGACGGCCGCATCCTCGACATCGAGGGCGACCCGCATTCCCCCATCTCCCGCGGCCGGCTGTGCCCCAAGGGGGCCGCCACCTTCCAGCTGGTCACGGGAACGCAACGCGTGCAGCAGGTCCTCTACCGCCGCCCCGGTGGCACGCAGTGGGAGCCCATCCCGCTGGAAGAGGCCCTGGACAGGGTGGCCGAGCGCGTGAAGCGCACGCGCGACACGACGTTCGAGGTGAAGGACCCGAAGGGCCAGCAGGTGAACCGGACGCTGGCGATGGCGCACCTGGGCGGGGCGACGCTGGACAACGAGGAGAACTACCTCATCAAGAAGCTGTTCACCGCGCTGGGCGTCGTGCAGGTGGAGAACCAGGCTCGAATATGACACGCGTCCACGGTGCCCGGTCTGGGCATCTCGTTCGGTCGCGGTGGAGCCACGACGTTCCAGCAGGACCTGCAGCACTCGGACTGCATCATCATCCAGGGGTCCAACATGGCCGAGTGCCATCCCGTGGGCTTCCAGTGGGTGATGGAGGCGAAGGCCCGGGGCGCGAAGGTCATCCACGTGGATCCGCGCTACACGCGCACCAGCGCGGTGGCGGACCTCTACGCGCCCATCCGCGCGGGCTCGGACATCGCGTTCCTGGGCGGGCTCATCCACTACGTGCTGGAGCACGAGCGGTACTTCCGCGACTACGTGGTGCAGTACACCAACGCGGCCACGCTGATCCGCGAGGACTTCCTGGACACGGAGGACCTGGAGGGGCTCTTCAGCGGCTTCCAGCCCCAGAGCAACCGCTATGACATCGCGTCCTGGCAGTACCAGGACGTGCCGGGCGCCGTGCCCGCGGCGGGGCACAAGGAGCTGACGGACGAGCCGGGCGCGGGCGGCGGCGGGTACGACCACAAGGTGGACGTGCACGACGAGCACCGCGACGAGACGCTCCAGCATCCCCGGTGCGTGTTCCAGCTGTTGAAGCGGCACTTCTCCCGCTACACGCCGAAGGTGGTGTCCCAGGTGTGCGGCGTGGACGAGGAGCTGTTCCTCCAGGTGGCCCGGACGCTCTGTGACAACTCCAACGCGGAGCGCACCAGCGCGTTCTGCTACGCGGTGGGGTGGACGCAGCACTCGGTGGGTGTGCAGTACATCCGCACCGCGGCCATCCTCCAGTTGCTGCTGGGCAACATCGGCCGGCCCGGCGGCGGCATCCTCGCGTTGCGCGGGCACGCGTCCATCCAGGGCTCCACGGACATCCCCACGCTCTACAACCTGCTGCCGGGCTACCTGCCCATGCCGCACGCGAACATCCTCAAGGGCGGGCTGGAGAACTACATCCAGAACAACCAGTCCGGCAGCGGCTGGTGGTCGGAGTTCCCCAAGTACGCGGTGTCGCTGCTCAAGGCGTGGTTCGGGGACCGGGCAACGCCGGGCAACGACTACCTGTTCCACCACCTGCCCCGGCTGACGGGGAACCACTCGCACATGCAGACGGTGGCGGACATGGCGGACGGGAGGCTCCAGGGCTACTTCGTCATGGGGGAGAACCCCGCCGTGGGCAGCATGAACGGGGCGCTCCAGCGCAAGGGGCTGCGCCACCTGGACTGGCTGGTGGTGCGCGACTTCACCCTCATCGAGACGGCCGAGTTCTGGCGCACGGCCCCGGAGATCCAATCCGGGCAGGTGCGCCCGGAGGACATCCCAACGGAGGTGTTCTTCTTCCCGGCCGCCGCGCACACGGAGAAGGACGGCAGCTTCACCAACACGCAGCGGCTGCTGCAATGGCATCACAAGGCGGTGGAGCCGGCGGGCGACACGCGCAGCGAGCTGCACTTCGTCTACCACCTGGGGCGCAAGCTGCGGGAGCTGTATGCAGGCTCCACGGATCCAAAGGACGCGCCGCTGCTGGACCTGACGTGGGACTACCCCACGGAGGGGCCGCACGCGGAGCCCTCCGCGGAGGCGGTGCTCAAGGAGATCCACGGCTACACGGTGGCGGACGGGAAGCCGGTGGAGGGCTACAAGGAGCTGAAGGACGACGGCTCCACGGCGTGCGGCTGTTGGATCTACTCGGGCTGCTACAAGGACGGCGTCAACCAGACGGCGCGGCGCAAGCCGGGGCAGGAGCAGACGTGGGTGGCGCCCGAGTGGGGCTGGGCGTGGCCGTCCAACCGGCGCATCCTCTACAACCGCGCGTCGGCGGACGTGAACGGCAGGCCCTGGAGCGAGCGCAAGCGCTACGTGTGGTGGGACGCCGGCCAGAAGAAGTGGACGGGCGAGGACGTGCCGGACTTCATCGCGGACCTGCCGCCGGAGTACCGGCCGCCCAAGGGCGCGACGGGGCTGAAGACCATCGCCGGCAATGATCCGTTCATCCTGCAGGCGGACGGCAAGGGCTGGCTCTTCGCGCCCAGCGGGATGATGGACGGGCCGCTGCCCACGCACTACGAGCCCATGGAGTCGGTGGTGCCCAACCCGCTCCATGCGCAGCAGTGCAGCCCCACGCGCGAGGAGTGGAGGCGCAAGGACAATCCCTATCACCGGGCCTGGGGCGACCCGCGCTATCCGTACCTGGTGACGACGTACCGGCTCACGGAGCACCACACGGCGGGCGGCATGTCGCGCTGGCTGTCGTGGCTGAGCGAGCTGCAGCCGGAGATGTTCTGTGAAATCTCCCCGGAGCTGGCGCGCGAGAAGGGGTTGAGGAACGGGGACTGGTGCACCCTCGCCACGGCGCGCGGGGACGTGGAGTGCCGGGCGCTCGTCACGGAGCGCATCCGCCCGCTGAAGGTGAAGGGGGAGCTGGTGCACCAGATTGGCCTGCCGTACCACTGGGGCGTCACGGGGCGCGTGCGCGGCGAGGGCGCCAACGAGCTGACGTCGTTCGTCGCGGATCAGAACGTGGACATCCAGGAGTCGAAGGCGTTCACGGCGGACCTGCGTGCGGGGCGGCTGCGCTCGGAACAGCGGGCCGCGGCGGGAGCGCAGCCACCTCCGCTGACGGTGCCGGAGGTGCCGCGCGACGTGACACCGCAGGCGGATCATTCGGAGACGCAGGAGCCCGAGGGGAAGGGATAG
- a CDS encoding 4Fe-4S dicluster domain-containing protein: MGSRKGFFTDTTLCIGCKACEVACKQWNQLPDDGFHFTGMSYDHTAHLGAATWRHVAFVERPVPLQGQTSGAGDFSWLMMSDVCKHCQRAGCLEACPTGAIVRTEFDTVYVQPDVCNGCGYCVSACPFGVIDRREDDGRAWKCTLCYDRLGDDMTPACAKACPTASIQYGDLEELHARAESRVRDLHQRGMTDAYLYGKDAENQPGTGGLNAFFLLLDKPEVYNLPPDPVVPTKKAPRMWGSVAMGAVGLVAMAVGAVAFGREGRG, encoded by the coding sequence ATGGGGAGCCGCAAGGGGTTCTTCACGGACACGACGCTGTGCATCGGCTGCAAGGCGTGCGAGGTCGCGTGCAAGCAGTGGAACCAGCTTCCGGACGACGGCTTCCACTTCACGGGGATGTCGTACGACCACACGGCGCACCTGGGCGCGGCCACGTGGCGGCACGTGGCGTTCGTGGAGCGGCCGGTGCCGTTGCAGGGGCAGACGTCGGGCGCGGGGGACTTCTCGTGGCTGATGATGTCGGACGTGTGCAAGCACTGCCAGCGCGCGGGGTGCCTGGAGGCGTGTCCCACGGGCGCCATCGTGCGCACGGAGTTCGACACGGTCTACGTGCAGCCGGACGTGTGCAACGGCTGTGGCTACTGCGTGTCGGCGTGTCCGTTCGGCGTGATTGACCGGCGCGAGGATGACGGGCGCGCGTGGAAGTGCACGCTCTGCTACGACCGGCTCGGCGACGACATGACGCCCGCGTGCGCGAAGGCGTGCCCCACGGCGTCCATCCAGTACGGCGACCTGGAGGAGCTGCACGCGCGAGCGGAGTCGCGGGTGCGCGACCTGCATCAGCGGGGCATGACGGACGCGTACCTGTACGGGAAGGACGCGGAGAACCAGCCGGGCACGGGTGGGCTCAACGCGTTCTTCCTGCTCCTGGACAAGCCGGAGGTCTACAACCTGCCGCCGGATCCGGTGGTGCCGACGAAGAAGGCGCCGCGGATGTGGGGCTCGGTGGCGATGGGCGCGGTGGGCCTGGTGGCGATGGCCGTGGGCGCGGTGGCGTTCGGGCGGGAGGGGCGCGGATGA
- the nrfD gene encoding NrfD/PsrC family molybdoenzyme membrane anchor subunit, translating into MSDDTLLDRLQQKADGRNIDTRAGILEGEGSLQEVKDPEPQRQAMDVLSTRPSRSGPDSAEAPSYYGMPVLKEPTWIWTVPAYFYVGGVAGASSVLGVALEHLGGWRLQRLAGRCHAVATAGDIVSAGLLIYDLGRPSRFLNMLRVFRPTSPMSMGSWVLSGSGAVNTAALVLRRMPGALGVMGRAAGMVGAALGLPLAGYTAVLVCNTAVPLWQQVGRTLPLFFMASAAASAGSLLSLFPHTEAEERVLRRFRIAGKVAELFTREAVELEARQVVEVGRPLRTGASGALWALSRTCSMAGLVMDVLPGRARWKQVAADVLTTVGAVAARYAIMQAGKRSARNPQATFQGQRQGLGAAQVEGNTEASDGKPLSFPLPVLGRGAAPRKDMPYARFMVTRPEP; encoded by the coding sequence ATGAGCGACGACACGCTGCTGGACCGGCTGCAGCAGAAGGCGGACGGGCGGAACATCGACACGCGCGCGGGCATCCTGGAGGGTGAAGGGTCCCTGCAGGAGGTGAAGGATCCGGAGCCCCAGCGGCAGGCGATGGACGTGCTGTCCACGCGGCCCTCGCGGTCCGGGCCGGACAGCGCGGAGGCGCCGAGCTACTACGGCATGCCGGTGTTGAAGGAGCCGACGTGGATCTGGACGGTCCCCGCGTACTTCTACGTGGGCGGGGTGGCGGGCGCGTCGAGCGTGCTCGGGGTGGCGCTGGAGCACCTGGGGGGCTGGAGGCTTCAGCGGCTGGCGGGGCGCTGTCACGCGGTGGCCACGGCGGGGGACATCGTGAGCGCGGGGCTGTTGATCTACGACCTGGGCCGGCCGTCGCGCTTCCTGAACATGCTGCGCGTGTTCCGGCCCACGTCGCCCATGAGCATGGGGTCGTGGGTGCTGTCGGGTTCGGGCGCGGTGAACACGGCGGCGCTGGTGCTGCGGCGGATGCCCGGGGCCTTGGGGGTCATGGGGCGCGCGGCGGGCATGGTGGGCGCGGCGCTGGGCCTGCCGCTCGCGGGGTATACGGCGGTGCTGGTGTGCAACACGGCGGTGCCGCTGTGGCAGCAGGTGGGGCGCACGCTGCCGCTGTTCTTCATGGCCTCCGCGGCGGCGAGCGCGGGGAGTCTGTTGTCGCTGTTCCCGCACACGGAAGCGGAGGAGCGGGTGCTGCGCCGCTTCCGCATCGCGGGCAAGGTGGCGGAGCTCTTCACGCGCGAGGCGGTGGAGCTGGAGGCGCGGCAGGTGGTGGAGGTGGGCAGGCCCCTGCGCACGGGAGCTTCGGGAGCGCTGTGGGCGCTGTCGCGGACGTGCTCGATGGCGGGGCTGGTGATGGACGTGCTGCCGGGACGGGCGCGGTGGAAGCAGGTGGCCGCGGACGTGCTGACCACGGTGGGCGCGGTGGCCGCGCGCTACGCCATCATGCAGGCCGGGAAGAGGTCCGCGCGGAATCCACAGGCCACGTTCCAGGGACAGCGGCAGGGGCTGGGCGCGGCGCAGGTGGAGGGGAACACGGAGGCTTCGGATGGGAAGCCGCTGAGCTTCCCGCTGCCGGTGCTGGGCCGGGGTGCGGCGCCACGCAAGGACATGCCCTACGCGCGGTTCATGGTGACGCGGCCGGAGCCGTGA
- a CDS encoding molybdenum cofactor guanylyltransferase, producing the protein MDGSATFPDVTLAILAGGQGTRLGGVPKGLLSVAGLTTMERLRALGSHFADMVLVANVPEPYARFGIRTVADVVKGKGAPGGVHAALGAARTPWVFAVACDMPFVTEAAARRVLDARGADVDAVCIEHEGRWEPLFAAYRAELVTRWGEALAEDPSLRRVLMSFRTKVLPEDALRAVDPELRALANVNTPEDLVRYGVVLPER; encoded by the coding sequence ATGGACGGCTCCGCGACCTTTCCCGACGTGACGCTGGCCATCCTGGCTGGGGGACAGGGGACCCGGTTGGGAGGCGTGCCCAAGGGGCTGTTGAGCGTGGCGGGGCTCACAACCATGGAACGGCTGCGGGCGCTCGGGTCGCATTTCGCGGACATGGTGTTGGTGGCGAATGTCCCGGAACCGTATGCCCGCTTCGGGATCCGCACGGTGGCGGATGTCGTGAAGGGGAAGGGCGCACCAGGAGGGGTCCACGCGGCGTTGGGGGCGGCCCGCACGCCCTGGGTGTTCGCGGTGGCCTGCGACATGCCGTTCGTGACGGAGGCCGCGGCGCGGCGGGTGCTGGACGCGCGGGGGGCGGATGTGGACGCGGTGTGCATCGAGCACGAAGGCCGGTGGGAGCCGTTGTTCGCGGCGTATCGCGCGGAGCTGGTGACGCGGTGGGGGGAGGCGCTGGCGGAGGACCCTTCCCTGCGGCGGGTGCTCATGTCCTTCCGGACGAAGGTTCTGCCGGAGGACGCACTGCGCGCGGTGGATCCGGAGCTGCGCGCGCTGGCGAACGTGAACACGCCGGAGGACCTGGTGCGCTACGGCGTCGTGTTGCCGGAGCGGTGA
- the glp gene encoding gephyrin-like molybdotransferase Glp, whose product MPLTPLPAARLAALDAIAPAAPVRLPLMEAHGRFLAAGLAASRALPGCDNSAMDGWAVRAEETRGANRDHPARLRIVDTVYAGHLPRRALQPGEAARVFTGAPLSPGADAVVRQEAARPSDDGTHVDIFVTVPAGHDLRRAGEEVMPGAPLFSAGQRVDATVLGVLASLGEDTALVRPAPRVAVVATGDELVPPGQPAAPHQVFESNRLLVAALAREAGADVTHLARSRDDESELLARLEELAPQVDVLITTGGASVGDKDCVKRVLTRMGARFLVDGVALKPGKPVAVARLGSTAVVVLPGNPGAATVAFDQFARPLLFKHQGVLEQRRVTRARLSEPRHKQAGLTYLVTVAALEPAGPGADPRARLRPQGAGQILQNVAARGWAVLPAGRADFAQGESVDVQLFDSPDFLPVESA is encoded by the coding sequence ATGCCGCTGACTCCCCTCCCTGCCGCGCGACTGGCCGCGCTCGACGCCATCGCGCCCGCGGCCCCCGTCCGCCTTCCCCTGATGGAAGCCCATGGCCGTTTCCTCGCCGCGGGCCTCGCCGCGTCACGCGCGCTGCCCGGCTGCGACAACTCCGCCATGGACGGGTGGGCCGTGCGCGCCGAGGAGACCCGGGGCGCCAACCGCGACCACCCCGCGCGCCTGCGCATCGTCGACACCGTCTACGCCGGCCACCTCCCGCGCCGCGCCCTCCAGCCCGGCGAGGCCGCGCGCGTCTTCACCGGCGCCCCCCTCTCCCCCGGCGCCGACGCCGTCGTCCGCCAGGAGGCCGCGCGCCCCTCCGACGACGGCACCCACGTGGACATCTTCGTCACCGTCCCCGCCGGCCATGACCTGCGCCGCGCCGGGGAAGAGGTGATGCCCGGCGCGCCGCTGTTCTCCGCCGGCCAGCGCGTGGACGCCACCGTGCTCGGCGTGCTCGCGTCGCTGGGGGAAGACACCGCGCTCGTGCGCCCCGCGCCGCGCGTCGCCGTCGTCGCCACCGGAGACGAGCTCGTTCCCCCCGGCCAGCCCGCCGCGCCCCACCAGGTCTTCGAAAGCAACCGCCTCCTCGTGGCCGCCCTGGCCCGCGAGGCCGGCGCGGACGTCACCCACCTGGCCCGCTCGCGCGACGACGAGTCGGAGCTGCTCGCGCGGCTGGAGGAGCTGGCCCCCCAGGTCGACGTGCTCATCACCACCGGCGGCGCGTCCGTGGGCGACAAGGACTGCGTGAAGCGCGTCCTCACCCGCATGGGCGCGCGCTTCCTCGTGGACGGCGTCGCGCTCAAGCCCGGCAAGCCCGTGGCCGTGGCCCGCCTGGGCTCCACCGCCGTCGTCGTCCTGCCCGGCAACCCCGGCGCCGCCACCGTCGCGTTCGACCAGTTCGCGCGGCCCCTCCTCTTCAAGCACCAGGGCGTCCTCGAACAGCGCCGCGTCACCCGCGCCCGCCTCTCCGAGCCCCGGCACAAGCAGGCCGGCCTCACCTACCTGGTCACCGTCGCGGCGCTCGAACCGGCCGGGCCCGGCGCCGACCCCCGGGCGCGCCTGCGTCCCCAGGGCGCCGGACAGATTCTCCAGAACGTCGCGGCCCGGGGCTGGGCCGTGCTCCCCGCCGGCCGCGCCGACTTCGCCCAGGGCGAGTCCGTGGACGTGCAGCTCTTCGACTCGCCGGACTTCCTCCCCGTGGAGTCCGCGTGA
- the fdhD gene encoding formate dehydrogenase accessory sulfurtransferase FdhD, which translates to MKPPPALALIGHSTAGKTTLLERLLPELASRGLRVAYVKHSSDAHPLHRPGSDTARLDAAGAVLTGFATPDGTQLTTRQPLSPALLARDANRVDLVLVEGWKDGPLPKLEVWREGLEAPLAASRPDVLAVATDAPALPPAAASRPRVPATAHAVADLLTAWLREQSATPKASPPEPRGVTHRAVRRFDGDTLRAAEDDRVAVEEPLEIRVNGDPVATTMRTPGHDRELAVGFLFAEGILEDGEDLGSLFHCGHPGEEGYGNALEVVPAAGARLDLERVETTRRGTLTTSACGVCGRRSVDDLMASCAPVAPGPVLSAHTVARATECLRAIQHTFELTGGVHAAAVLDANGALLAAHEDVGRHNAVDKAVGALVLAGAVRAPRRLPTPPFPTAPAILAVSGRASFEIVQKAARARIPVIVSVSAASSLAIDLALRAGVTLAAFSRNGRCNVYTAAERLELQPQPTGLPHDFRHDASR; encoded by the coding sequence GTGAAGCCGCCTCCCGCGCTCGCCCTCATCGGCCACTCCACCGCCGGCAAGACGACGCTCCTGGAGCGCCTGCTGCCGGAGCTGGCCTCGCGCGGCCTGCGCGTGGCGTACGTGAAGCACTCCTCGGACGCGCACCCGCTCCACCGCCCGGGCAGCGACACCGCGCGCCTGGACGCCGCGGGCGCCGTGCTCACCGGCTTCGCCACGCCGGACGGCACGCAGCTCACCACCCGGCAGCCCCTGTCCCCCGCGCTCCTCGCTCGCGACGCGAACCGCGTGGACCTGGTGCTCGTGGAGGGCTGGAAGGACGGCCCCCTCCCCAAGCTGGAGGTGTGGCGCGAGGGCCTGGAAGCGCCGCTCGCGGCCTCCCGCCCGGACGTGCTCGCCGTGGCGACGGACGCCCCCGCGCTCCCGCCCGCCGCGGCCTCGCGCCCGCGCGTGCCGGCCACCGCGCACGCCGTCGCGGACCTCCTCACCGCGTGGCTGCGTGAGCAATCCGCGACGCCCAAGGCCTCTCCGCCCGAGCCGCGCGGCGTCACCCACCGCGCCGTGCGCCGCTTCGACGGGGACACGCTCCGCGCAGCCGAGGACGACCGCGTGGCCGTGGAGGAGCCGCTGGAAATCCGCGTGAATGGAGACCCCGTCGCCACCACCATGCGGACCCCCGGCCATGATCGCGAGCTCGCCGTGGGCTTCCTCTTCGCCGAAGGCATCCTGGAGGACGGCGAAGACCTGGGCAGCCTCTTCCACTGCGGCCACCCCGGCGAGGAGGGCTACGGCAACGCGCTGGAGGTCGTCCCCGCCGCCGGCGCCCGGCTCGACCTGGAGCGCGTGGAGACCACCCGCCGCGGCACCCTCACCACCTCCGCCTGTGGCGTGTGCGGCCGCCGGAGCGTGGACGACCTGATGGCCTCCTGCGCCCCCGTCGCCCCCGGCCCCGTCCTCTCCGCCCACACCGTGGCCCGCGCCACCGAATGCCTGCGCGCCATCCAGCACACCTTCGAGCTGACCGGGGGCGTGCACGCCGCCGCCGTGCTGGACGCGAACGGCGCGCTGCTCGCCGCCCACGAGGATGTGGGACGCCACAACGCCGTGGACAAGGCGGTGGGCGCCCTGGTCCTGGCCGGCGCCGTGCGCGCTCCGCGCCGGCTGCCCACCCCACCCTTCCCCACCGCGCCCGCGATCCTCGCCGTCAGCGGCCGCGCCAGCTTCGAAATCGTCCAGAAGGCCGCCCGCGCCCGCATCCCGGTGATCGTCAGCGTGTCCGCGGCCAGCTCCCTGGCCATCGACCTGGCCCTGCGTGCTGGCGTGACGCTCGCCGCGTTCTCAAGGAACGGCCGCTGCAACGTCTACACGGCGGCAGAACGCCTGGAGCTCCAACCCCAACCCACGGGACTTCCTCATGACTTCCGCCATGACGCGTCCCGGTAG